GCGGGGGCTCCGGGCTGCCGCTGAGCGGCTCGTACAGGCCGCGGTGGTCGGCCAGGCGCACCACCTGGCCGAGCAGGCCGTTGGCCTTGGGTTCGGTGCTGGGCTGCGGGAGCTGCTCCAGGACGATCGGGCTGATGCCGGCCAGGCTCAGTTCGCAGGCCAGCATGAGCCCGTTCGGGCCGCCTCCCACGATGATCACGTCGGCTGTCACGGTCGTGCCTCCTTGGTGCGGACGGGAAAGGGCGGCGCTGAAAGTGCGGTGGTCACCGCTTCTCGCTACGGGACCGGCAGGCCGGCGGCGAGCTGCTCGAAGACCTGGGTCAGGGCCGCGCCGAGCGGCACGGGTTCGTCGGCGCGCAGGCTGTGCTCGACGGCCACTGCACTGCTGGCCGCGACCACGGCCGCGACCAGCTTCGGGTAGACGTCGCGTTCGGCGTCGGTGCCGGTGCGCCGAGCGACGGCCTCGGCCAGCTCCTGCTGGGCGGCGGCGTTGGCCTTGACGATCTCACCGGCCAACGCGGGCTCGGCCAGCATCAGCCGCACCCCCGCGCTCCACCGCTCGTTCTGCGGCGCGGTGTTTTCCGACGGGACGAACTGGCCCAGGGCGGCGTGGAGCAGCGAGTCCCAGAGCGGTTCGCCGACCGGGCGAGCGAGCAGGTCGTCGGCGACCCGGTGCATCCGCTCCACGTGGCTGGCCGCGATCGCCTCGGCCTTGCCGGCGAAGTAGTTGCGGAAGGTACGTACGGAGACGTTGGCCTCGGCAGCGATCTGATCAACCGTCACATCGGCCCAGCCGTGCAGGACGCAGAGCCGGATCGCCGCCTGACTCAGGGCGACCCGGGTCTCCCGTTTCTTGCGCTCGCGGAGTCCGGGCTGCCCGGTCGTACGGGCTTCGTCTGCGGGTGTCATGCGAGCAGCGTAGAACGAATCTTGCCGTCACGGCAAGATTGCCGAGATGGCAAGAATTATCTCCTCGGGTGGCACGGCAACCAGTGACGGAGTCCAACGAGCAAGCCAACGGCGAGGTCCAAGCCTCGGGCATTCCGGTTGAGGAGCTAAAGGCTGTCCCAAGCACCTTCCTCGCCCGAGCAGTTGACCATCGTCCCGGCCGACGAGGCCTCCTGGGGCGACATCGCCGCAGTAGCTTGGCACTACCGACGCGGGCCGCTGCCAGTGCCGGCGGTTCAAGGTCGTCGGCTGTGATGCGGATCGGCTTTCAGGTCATTTCGCCGGCTTTGAATACGGATGGCTTTGCGCAGCCGACCGGTCCCCGGAGTTGAGGAACCGGCGGACAGTTGTTTTCACTGAGAATGATCACGATTCGAGTTAACGTGAAGATCTTCTACGGCTGTAGCCGACGGGAAGACCTGATCGAGGCTGTGCACCGGCATCAGCCCAAGGAAGGAAGATCTTGCCCACCAAGACACTGCAGATTCCCACCGCGGACGGCCAGGCCGACGCTTTCGCCGCCTTCCCCGATGGTGGCGGGCAGCACCCGGGAGTACTGCTGTACATGGACGTCTTCGGAGTGCGTCCGGTGCTGGAGGAGATGGCCCGCGAACTGGCCGGACACGGGTACTACGTGCTCGTCCCCAACGTCTTCTACCGGAACGGCCCCGCACCGGTGGTCGAACTTCCCGGCCACATCGGAGCAGAGTCCCGGCCCACGTTGTTCGGCCGGCTGGCGCCCGTGATGGAGGCGCACACCGTCGAACGTGCCCTGCGTGACGCCGATGCCTATCTCAGGTTCCTCACCGACCGGCCCGAGGTCGGCGCCGGACCGGTCGCCGCGATCGGCTACTGCATGGGTGCCGCCCTGGCGATGCGCACCGCGGCGGCCCACCCCGACCGGGTGGCCGCCGTCGCCGGATTCCACCCCGCCGCCCTGGTCACCGACGCGCCGGACAGCCCGCACCGCCTCGCCCCCCAACTCACCGCCCAGCTCCACCTCGGCCTCGCCGAGAACGACATGTCGCCCGAGGCCGTCAGCGAGCTCGACCAGGCCCTCGATGCCGCAGGCGTCGGCCACACCTGCGAGATCTACCCCGGCACCGTCCACGGCTTCACCATGGCCGACACCAGCGCCTTCAGCCCCGACGCATTGCAACGTCACTGGGACCGTCTGCTCCCCCTCCTGGACCGCACTCTGGCCAAGAGCTGAGGCTCCGGCTCGGAAACCGAGCCCGAAGTCGGCTCAGACCAGTTCGGGTTGCGGTTCCGGTTGCCGCTCCGGTGCGGCAACCGGTTCCCACCGCTTGGCGGTCCGTACATAGCCGTAGATCACTGAGACCATCGCAAGAATGAGAAGTGGTCCAAACACCCACGGATATTTGGCCATCTCCATCGGAAGATAGCGATAGGACACCAAGAGCGCGGCGAAGACCGCTGTGCCGTAGGCGACCAGCTGGATTCCTGACCGGTCCCAGCCACGTTCGAGCGAGCGCAGCGCTGCCTCGATCGTGAGCGTGAACACCACACCGGCAATGATGTCCGCGCCGTAGTGGTAGCCGAAGCCCAGCGTTGCGCCGAGCGTGGCGATCAGCCAGAACGCGCCTGCGAATTGCAGAATCCGTGGGCCCTTGCGGGAATGAATGAAGATCGCGGTGGCCCACGCTGTGTGCAGGCTGGGCATGCAGTTGCGTGGGGTGATCTCGTCGAATGGCATGAGGTGCGGGGTGCTGATCGACGGCGGCGTGTCCGGCCACAGGTTGGCCACCGCCCAGTGCCCGCCGTCGGCACCGTAGGCGAAGATCGGTCCGACCACCGGGAAGATCATGTAAATGCCTGGCCCGAGAAGGCCGATGACCAGAAAGGTGCGCACCAGGTGATGGCTCGGGAAGCGACGCTCGACCGCCACCTTACGCAGCT
The sequence above is drawn from the Streptomyces sp. NBC_01591 genome and encodes:
- a CDS encoding TetR/AcrR family transcriptional regulator encodes the protein MTPADEARTTGQPGLRERKKRETRVALSQAAIRLCVLHGWADVTVDQIAAEANVSVRTFRNYFAGKAEAIAASHVERMHRVADDLLARPVGEPLWDSLLHAALGQFVPSENTAPQNERWSAGVRLMLAEPALAGEIVKANAAAQQELAEAVARRTGTDAERDVYPKLVAAVVAASSAVAVEHSLRADEPVPLGAALTQVFEQLAAGLPVP
- a CDS encoding dienelactone hydrolase family protein, producing MPTKTLQIPTADGQADAFAAFPDGGGQHPGVLLYMDVFGVRPVLEEMARELAGHGYYVLVPNVFYRNGPAPVVELPGHIGAESRPTLFGRLAPVMEAHTVERALRDADAYLRFLTDRPEVGAGPVAAIGYCMGAALAMRTAAAHPDRVAAVAGFHPAALVTDAPDSPHRLAPQLTAQLHLGLAENDMSPEAVSELDQALDAAGVGHTCEIYPGTVHGFTMADTSAFSPDALQRHWDRLLPLLDRTLAKS
- a CDS encoding phosphatase PAP2 family protein translates to MLAAWRRPRAKLWAAAAVVTLGFLVALEIAARHYGLPGPMTTQAQEVVLAPKSGFLLYASMALMMVVLTWRQRFIAAGVAIGIDATILLVRWVADAEVTEGHPFGNGALWVILGYAVIAVTRRTGQERLLLLKGVGLGLLLVTGRKTGDTWLLITSKTRPDVLDQYVATADHALGNPSWLVGRMVTATGPIGAHFLDAVYTQLPAAAVIVTMYQLRKVAVERRFPSHHLVRTFLVIGLLGPGIYMIFPVVGPIFAYGADGGHWAVANLWPDTPPSISTPHLMPFDEITPRNCMPSLHTAWATAIFIHSRKGPRILQFAGAFWLIATLGATLGFGYHYGADIIAGVVFTLTIEAALRSLERGWDRSGIQLVAYGTAVFAALLVSYRYLPMEMAKYPWVFGPLLILAMVSVIYGYVRTAKRWEPVAAPERQPEPQPELV